The following coding sequences are from one Leptolyngbya sp. NIES-3755 window:
- a CDS encoding hypothetical protein (protein of unknown function DUF497;~similar to AA sequence:cyanobase_aa:PCC8801_1969), translated as MKFEWDREKNESNLAKHQLDFADAPRIFNLPLRITLDDRQDYPEERWIGLGMLDGRIIVIVFTEPDEETVRIISLRKALPYERKLYEQYLKNELGEN; from the coding sequence ATGAAGTTCGAGTGGGATCGTGAGAAGAATGAATCAAACCTTGCGAAGCATCAGCTAGACTTTGCGGACGCTCCTCGAATCTTCAACCTCCCGCTTCGGATTACGTTAGACGATCGCCAAGACTATCCAGAAGAGCGATGGATTGGTCTAGGAATGTTGGATGGACGTATCATAGTGATAGTCTTCACCGAACCCGATGAGGAAACGGTCAGAATTATTTCCCTTCGCAAAGCCTTGCCTTATGAGCGAAAACTCTACGAACAATATCTCAAGAACGAATTGGGAGAAAATTGA
- a CDS encoding hypothetical protein (conserved hypothetical protein;~similar to AA sequence:cyanobase_aa:LBDG_01040), with protein MSESVSEAFSPAVSDRICNHMNKDHSDSVLVYVQYFGKVKDATAAEMKSIDEKGMDLLAQVNAETVPVRVNFDRTLKDAKEAHIILVEMLKRVRPSD; from the coding sequence ATGTCTGAATCCGTCAGTGAAGCCTTTTCGCCTGCGGTGAGCGATCGCATTTGTAATCACATGAATAAAGATCATAGTGATTCAGTGCTGGTCTACGTGCAGTATTTTGGCAAAGTGAAGGATGCAACTGCCGCTGAAATGAAGTCGATCGATGAAAAAGGCATGGATCTGTTAGCACAGGTGAACGCAGAAACGGTTCCGGTGCGTGTGAACTTCGATCGCACGTTGAAAGATGCCAAAGAGGCTCATATTATTCTCGTGGAAATGCTGAAGCGCGTTCGACCGAGTGACTAA
- a CDS encoding glycosyl transferase group 1 (similar to AA sequence:cyanobase_aa:LBDG_01050): MPQTHHVFIFIQVFSCEGGIQSYVKDILQSYSQFDSIADVFLLRDDATVENPFASERFRFHYCKAKSPMIGRIRLAIELFTHLLKHRPDRVFCGHILLAPFVEMLCKPLGIPYTVLTYGKEVWEPLPSRKQKAFQNADRIWAISRYSRDRACIANGIAPDKVDFLFCAVNGTVFQPQAKDPELLQKYELENCRVLMTVARLWSGDPYKGVDVTIRALPQILKVFPDVKYLVIGRGDDQPRLARLAEELGVSDRVVFAGFVATAALPKHYCLADAYVMPSQEGFGIVYLEAMACGVPVLSGDADGSSDPLQDGRFGWQVPHRDPDEVAIACLEMLKGEDQRCDGVWLRQKSLAIFDKPAFVKRLKELVG, translated from the coding sequence ATGCCCCAAACTCATCACGTTTTTATTTTTATCCAGGTCTTCTCGTGTGAAGGCGGGATTCAGTCTTACGTTAAAGATATTCTGCAATCTTATTCGCAGTTTGATTCGATCGCGGATGTGTTTTTGCTGCGAGATGATGCAACGGTTGAGAATCCATTTGCGTCTGAGCGATTCCGATTCCATTACTGCAAGGCGAAGTCGCCAATGATAGGACGGATTCGGTTAGCGATCGAGCTTTTCACTCATCTTCTCAAACATCGTCCAGATCGAGTCTTCTGTGGTCATATTCTGCTGGCTCCATTCGTTGAAATGCTCTGTAAGCCGTTGGGCATTCCTTACACGGTGCTGACCTATGGGAAAGAAGTTTGGGAACCGTTACCGAGTCGGAAGCAGAAAGCGTTTCAGAATGCCGATCGGATTTGGGCAATTAGTCGATATTCCCGCGATCGAGCTTGTATTGCGAATGGAATTGCACCGGATAAAGTAGATTTTCTCTTTTGTGCCGTCAATGGAACAGTCTTTCAACCCCAAGCGAAAGATCCAGAACTATTGCAAAAATATGAGCTTGAGAATTGTAGGGTTTTAATGACGGTGGCGCGATTGTGGTCGGGCGATCCTTATAAGGGCGTTGATGTCACCATTCGAGCTTTGCCGCAAATCCTGAAAGTCTTTCCAGATGTGAAGTATTTGGTGATTGGTCGGGGAGATGATCAGCCACGACTCGCGAGACTTGCAGAAGAATTGGGAGTGAGCGATCGAGTCGTCTTCGCGGGATTTGTCGCAACGGCAGCACTTCCGAAACATTACTGTCTGGCGGATGCGTATGTGATGCCGTCTCAAGAAGGATTTGGGATTGTGTATCTCGAAGCGATGGCGTGTGGAGTTCCAGTGCTGTCGGGAGATGCGGATGGATCGTCTGATCCGCTACAAGATGGGCGATTTGGATGGCAAGTGCCGCATCGTGACCCGGATGAAGTCGCGATCGCATGTCTCGAAATGCTCAAGGGTGAAGACCAGCGCTGTGATGGAGTTTGGTTACGTCAAAAAAGTCTTGCAATTTTTGATAAACCTGCTTTTGTAAAGCGATTGAAAGAGCTTGTGGGGTAG
- a CDS encoding serine/threonine protein kinase (similar to AA sequence:cyanobase_aa:LBDG_43260), translating to MTDPRIGQLLSNRYQISQLIGRGAMGQVYKAEDILLGGVVVAVKFLSQTLLTRKMRDRFRSEARTCALLSTKSMHIVRVMDYGVDDQEVPYYVMEYLEGNSLSEVISAQNLPLPRFLNLARQICGGIQCAHHGITIDSNLYPIIHRDIKPSNILVTQDSGYGELVKILDFGISKLLQSDGSQTSSYMGTLAYSSPEQMEGRELDSRSDIYSLGIMFFEMLTGKMPLQADTHSFGSWYKTHHFQPPHRIAELNPNAKVPKVLETLVMSCLEKMPQDRPQTIDDILKALEPLEQRYNATRQISHRIGEALLRRPVVTPPRKEDDLSPDEACQLTTWPRDKPIAQIVFPHILETKRETSATIWVMLPQQEIENIQIGKLYNQFFKTFLCIQSPHPVLMWVTALYNQLQHKDGNPRWLKCFLDLKTDQGQKLTRLLIDKKSYYILFFAIEDPHHCAYVMPLQLSSMQRSQLLEWMLASQTWASMGKAATSKDLLKAEFEKIKPKVIEDLIRTPSIKALT from the coding sequence ATGACTGACCCTAGAATTGGACAACTGCTCTCAAACCGCTACCAGATCTCACAATTGATCGGGCGCGGCGCGATGGGGCAAGTCTATAAAGCAGAAGACATCCTCTTAGGTGGTGTGGTCGTAGCGGTGAAGTTTCTGTCCCAGACCTTGCTGACTCGCAAAATGCGCGATCGCTTTCGCAGTGAAGCCCGAACTTGCGCTCTCCTCAGCACCAAAAGTATGCACATTGTCCGCGTCATGGATTACGGCGTGGATGACCAAGAAGTGCCCTACTACGTGATGGAATACTTAGAGGGCAATAGTTTGAGCGAGGTGATTAGCGCTCAGAATCTTCCGCTGCCTCGATTTCTCAACTTAGCGCGGCAGATTTGTGGAGGGATTCAATGCGCCCATCACGGAATTACGATCGATAGCAATCTCTATCCGATCATTCACCGCGATATCAAACCGAGCAATATTCTGGTCACGCAAGATTCAGGCTACGGAGAGTTAGTCAAGATTCTCGATTTCGGCATCTCCAAACTGCTGCAATCGGATGGAAGCCAAACCAGTTCTTACATGGGAACGCTCGCTTATTCGTCTCCGGAGCAAATGGAAGGACGAGAACTCGATTCTCGATCGGACATTTACAGTTTAGGCATCATGTTTTTCGAGATGCTGACTGGAAAAATGCCCTTACAAGCCGATACCCATTCTTTTGGTAGCTGGTATAAAACCCATCATTTCCAACCGCCTCACAGGATTGCAGAACTCAACCCAAACGCAAAAGTGCCCAAGGTTTTAGAAACTTTGGTCATGAGTTGTTTGGAAAAAATGCCACAGGATCGCCCTCAAACGATCGATGACATTCTCAAGGCGTTAGAACCTTTGGAACAACGCTACAACGCCACTCGCCAGATCAGTCATCGGATTGGGGAAGCGCTACTGAGAAGACCTGTTGTAACGCCGCCTCGAAAGGAAGACGATCTTTCTCCCGATGAGGCATGTCAATTAACAACTTGGCCCAGAGACAAACCGATCGCCCAAATCGTTTTCCCTCACATTCTCGAAACCAAGCGGGAAACTTCAGCCACGATTTGGGTCATGTTGCCGCAACAAGAAATCGAGAACATTCAGATTGGAAAGCTGTACAACCAGTTTTTCAAAACATTCTTGTGCATCCAATCGCCCCATCCAGTGCTGATGTGGGTGACAGCCCTTTACAATCAGTTGCAGCACAAAGACGGCAATCCACGCTGGCTGAAATGTTTTCTGGATTTGAAAACGGATCAGGGTCAAAAACTGACGCGGTTATTGATTGATAAAAAAAGCTATTACATCTTATTCTTTGCGATCGAAGATCCGCATCATTGCGCCTACGTGATGCCACTTCAGCTTTCATCCATGCAACGATCGCAGCTTCTCGAATGGATGTTAGCGAGTCAAACTTGGGCATCAATGGGCAAAGCTGCCACCAGCAAAGATCTGCTCAAAGCTGAGTTCGAGAAGATCAAGCCCAAAGTGATCGAGGATTTGATTCGCACTCCATCAATCAAAGCTTTGACTTAG
- a CDS encoding hypothetical protein (hypothetical protein Aazo_0837;~similar to AA sequence:cyanobase_aa:LBDG_29950), with protein sequence MAYVCKSIFMKIQKAWTTIAAVEFDRSTNFYRHLFQQEPKIFTPAQYAEFETAGIRLGIYRPTVEESPEKAPITLFPAVSLCVQVEDLDKAIAHLEPEAHVGEVRSVSHGREAYAYDPDGNRIILYEPL encoded by the coding sequence ATGGCTTATGTCTGTAAGAGTATTTTTATGAAGATCCAGAAAGCGTGGACGACGATCGCAGCCGTTGAGTTTGATCGATCGACAAATTTTTATCGCCATCTCTTTCAACAAGAGCCAAAGATCTTCACGCCCGCGCAATATGCAGAGTTTGAAACCGCTGGAATCCGATTAGGAATTTATCGCCCGACGGTGGAAGAATCACCAGAAAAAGCACCAATTACGCTATTTCCAGCGGTGAGCTTGTGTGTGCAGGTTGAAGATTTAGATAAAGCGATCGCTCATCTTGAACCCGAAGCGCATGTTGGAGAAGTTCGATCGGTGTCCCACGGACGAGAAGCCTATGCTTACGATCCGGATGGCAATCGTATCATCTTATACGAGCCACTCTGA
- a CDS encoding deoxyribose-phosphate aldolase/phospho-2-dehydro-3-deoxyheptonate aldolase (similar to AA sequence:cyanobase_aa:LBDG_29960), translating into MTATLSAPQSVTSWLGDEGEDLLNHKAKVSKDLLHLPGPDFLDRIFVQSDRSPQVLRSLRQLYSFGRLANTGYISILPVDQGIEHSAGASFAPNPIYFDSENIVKLAIEAGCNAVATTLGVLGSVSRKYAHKIPFIVKLNHNELLTVPNQYDQVMFASVKQAWNLGAVAVGATIYFGSENSTRQIQEVSQAFALAHEYGMATILWCYLRNNAFKQDKDYHLAADLTGQANHLGVTIEADIIKQKLPEINNGYAAVAKATGESYGKTDPKVYSELTTDHPIDLTRYQVLNCYAGRAGLINSGGASGKNDFAEAIRTAVINKRAGGTGLISGRKTFQRPFDEGVKLFNAIQDVYLSPEITIA; encoded by the coding sequence ATGACCGCTACACTCTCTGCGCCTCAGTCAGTCACGTCTTGGTTAGGCGATGAAGGCGAAGATTTGCTGAATCACAAGGCGAAAGTTTCTAAGGATTTACTGCATTTGCCGGGACCTGATTTTCTCGATCGTATCTTTGTGCAAAGCGATCGTTCTCCCCAAGTGCTGCGGAGTTTGCGCCAACTTTATTCGTTCGGACGATTGGCAAATACTGGATATATTTCGATCTTGCCTGTGGATCAGGGGATCGAACATTCGGCGGGCGCTTCGTTTGCTCCGAATCCGATCTATTTTGATAGCGAAAATATCGTCAAATTAGCGATCGAAGCGGGCTGTAATGCGGTGGCAACTACGCTCGGTGTGTTGGGCAGTGTTTCGCGCAAATACGCTCACAAAATTCCGTTCATCGTCAAGCTCAATCACAACGAACTGCTTACTGTTCCGAATCAGTACGATCAGGTAATGTTTGCATCAGTCAAACAGGCTTGGAATCTTGGAGCGGTTGCGGTTGGAGCCACGATTTATTTTGGATCTGAGAATTCAACTCGCCAGATTCAAGAAGTCAGTCAAGCCTTTGCTCTCGCGCATGAATATGGAATGGCAACGATTCTTTGGTGCTACTTGCGGAACAATGCCTTCAAGCAAGACAAAGACTATCATTTGGCAGCCGACTTGACCGGACAGGCGAATCATTTGGGGGTTACGATCGAGGCTGACATCATCAAGCAAAAATTGCCTGAAATCAACAACGGATATGCCGCAGTCGCGAAGGCTACTGGAGAAAGTTATGGAAAAACTGATCCGAAAGTGTACAGCGAACTCACGACCGATCACCCGATCGATCTAACGCGCTATCAAGTTCTGAACTGCTATGCAGGACGCGCAGGATTGATTAACTCTGGTGGTGCGTCCGGTAAGAATGATTTTGCAGAAGCGATTCGGACAGCAGTGATTAATAAACGAGCAGGGGGAACCGGACTGATTTCGGGACGGAAGACTTTCCAACGCCCCTTTGATGAAGGAGTCAAACTGTTTAATGCGATCCAAGACGTTTATCTATCACCGGAGATTACGATCGCATAA
- a CDS encoding aspartate aminotransferase (similar to AA sequence:cyanobase_aa:LBDG_16850), producing MKLAARVSQVTPSLTLAIDAKAKAMKREGIDICSFSAGEPDFDTPEHIKQAATDALKQGKTRYGPAAGEPLLREAIARKLQRENGLTYQPENIIVTNGGKHSLYNLMMTLIDPGDEVIIAAPYWVSYPEMVKLAGGTPIIVKTTAETQFKITPDQLRQAITDKTKLFILNSPSNPTGMVYTPDEIRAIAEVIVEKQIYVVSDEIYERLLYDGAEHLSIAAASSEVFDRTIISHGFAKAYSMTGWRVGYLAGNADLIKAASKIQGHSTSNVCTFAQYGAIAAYKDPRSNESVELMRQAFAERRQAIFDLVSAIPGLSCKKPDGAFYLMIDISKLGKGSLEFCDGLLTEQKVAAIPGIAFDADDHIRLSYATDMATIEKGIDRLAAFVKSKL from the coding sequence ATGAAACTGGCAGCACGAGTAAGTCAGGTTACGCCTTCTCTCACCCTTGCGATCGACGCAAAAGCAAAAGCAATGAAACGAGAAGGCATCGATATCTGTAGCTTTAGTGCAGGTGAACCTGATTTTGATACGCCAGAACATATTAAGCAAGCGGCAACGGACGCACTCAAGCAAGGAAAAACCCGTTACGGTCCTGCTGCGGGAGAGCCGTTATTGCGAGAAGCGATCGCCCGAAAACTTCAGCGCGAAAATGGTCTGACGTATCAGCCCGAAAACATCATCGTGACGAATGGCGGTAAACATTCGCTCTACAACTTGATGATGACGCTGATCGATCCGGGCGATGAAGTGATCATTGCTGCGCCGTATTGGGTGAGCTATCCCGAAATGGTGAAACTTGCAGGTGGAACTCCAATCATTGTGAAGACCACCGCAGAGACACAGTTCAAAATTACGCCTGATCAACTGAGACAAGCAATCACAGATAAAACAAAGCTCTTTATTCTGAATTCGCCCTCGAATCCGACGGGAATGGTTTACACGCCAGATGAAATTCGGGCGATCGCAGAAGTGATCGTGGAAAAACAAATCTATGTCGTTTCAGATGAAATCTACGAGCGTCTACTGTATGACGGTGCAGAGCATTTGAGTATTGCAGCAGCGAGTTCAGAAGTATTCGATCGTACAATTATCAGTCATGGATTTGCTAAAGCTTATTCGATGACTGGATGGCGCGTGGGATATTTGGCAGGTAATGCGGATTTGATCAAAGCTGCAAGTAAGATTCAGGGACACAGCACCTCGAATGTTTGCACGTTTGCACAGTATGGCGCGATCGCGGCTTATAAAGATCCTCGATCGAATGAATCGGTCGAACTGATGCGGCAAGCCTTCGCAGAACGACGACAAGCCATTTTTGATTTAGTCAGTGCGATTCCAGGATTAAGCTGTAAAAAGCCCGATGGCGCGTTTTATCTGATGATTGATATCAGCAAGCTTGGAAAGGGTTCTCTGGAGTTCTGTGATGGCTTATTGACCGAACAGAAGGTTGCAGCAATTCCGGGAATTGCCTTTGATGCGGACGATCATATTCGGTTGTCTTATGCGACCGACATGGCAACGATCGAGAAAGGCATCGATCGATTAGCTGCCTTCGTGAAATCAAAACTCTGA
- a CDS encoding hypothetical protein (hypothetical protein FJSC11DRAFT_0377;~similar to AA sequence:cyanobase_aa:LBDG_02980) yields MPRTPSEFSVHIMMEGGHREEVRFPTIQEFQKWYSGELMPKAASEDFISVPIKNVQGEYMVVRPARVVSLRVEPVFAGSVDRY; encoded by the coding sequence ATGCCTAGAACGCCCAGCGAATTTTCAGTCCATATCATGATGGAAGGGGGACACCGCGAAGAGGTGCGATTCCCAACGATTCAAGAGTTTCAAAAATGGTACAGTGGCGAACTGATGCCAAAAGCCGCTTCGGAAGATTTCATCAGTGTCCCAATTAAAAATGTGCAAGGCGAATACATGGTCGTTCGTCCAGCACGAGTCGTTAGCCTGCGAGTTGAACCAGTGTTTGCAGGTAGCGTCGATCGCTATTAA
- a CDS encoding RNA-binding protein S4 (similar to AA sequence:cyanobase_aa:LBDG_02030) has protein sequence MTDETIKLDQFLKLQGLTQTGGQAKMLIQSGEVRVNGTVETRRGRKLVKGDRVTTLGETIEV, from the coding sequence ATGACGGACGAGACGATTAAATTAGACCAGTTTTTGAAGCTTCAAGGATTGACCCAGACGGGCGGACAGGCAAAAATGCTGATTCAATCCGGGGAAGTGCGCGTCAATGGAACGGTAGAAACACGCCGAGGACGCAAATTAGTCAAGGGCGATCGAGTGACGACTTTGGGAGAAACGATCGAAGTCTAA
- a CDS encoding fatty acid desaturase (similar to AA sequence:cyanobase_aa:LBDG_53420), giving the protein MSEAAVKPLTIPRELVGAPGDFNPTLLIFLIAIAIALLTTFGYWCWGWVDWVCFCLNTVALHLVGTVIHDACHGVAHRDKVMNAVLGHGSAFLLCFSYPVFTRVHIQHHGNVNDPENDPDHVVSTYGPLWIINARFMYHEFFFFQRKLWRKNELFEWFLARLSLAVVIVVAVKFHFLGYVFNFWFVPLAIVGLVLGLFFDYLPHRPFKERDRWKNARVYPSRILNWLIMGQNYHLVHHLWPAVPWYKYEAAYYAAKPILDEKGSPQSIGLLKEDFLGFVYDIFLGIRIHPKPKPEDISESLK; this is encoded by the coding sequence ATGTCGGAGGCGGCAGTAAAGCCCCTGACGATTCCTAGAGAGTTGGTGGGAGCGCCCGGAGATTTTAATCCAACATTGCTCATATTTCTGATTGCAATTGCGATCGCACTGCTCACTACGTTCGGTTACTGGTGTTGGGGATGGGTAGATTGGGTGTGTTTTTGTCTCAATACAGTGGCACTTCATCTGGTTGGAACGGTGATTCATGATGCCTGTCATGGAGTCGCCCACCGGGATAAGGTGATGAATGCTGTTCTCGGACATGGAAGCGCGTTTTTGTTGTGCTTTTCCTATCCGGTGTTTACGCGGGTACACATTCAGCATCATGGCAATGTCAATGATCCAGAGAACGATCCAGATCATGTGGTTTCTACATATGGACCGCTGTGGATTATTAATGCTCGATTCATGTATCACGAATTCTTCTTTTTCCAGAGAAAGTTGTGGCGGAAGAATGAACTGTTTGAATGGTTCTTAGCGCGGTTGTCGCTGGCTGTGGTGATTGTGGTGGCGGTCAAATTCCATTTCTTGGGCTACGTGTTCAACTTTTGGTTTGTCCCGTTAGCGATCGTCGGTTTAGTCTTAGGATTATTTTTCGATTACTTGCCGCATCGTCCATTTAAGGAACGCGATCGCTGGAAGAATGCCAGAGTCTACCCCAGTCGAATTTTGAATTGGCTGATTATGGGACAGAACTATCACTTAGTTCATCATCTTTGGCCCGCTGTGCCTTGGTACAAATACGAGGCAGCCTACTACGCGGCGAAACCGATTTTGGATGAGAAAGGATCACCACAATCGATCGGGCTTCTAAAAGAAGACTTTCTTGGATTCGTTTACGACATCTTTTTGGGGATTCGGATTCATCCCAAACCAAAACCAGAAGACATTTCTGAAAGCCTCAAATAA
- a CDS encoding hypothetical protein (hypothetical protein N9414_04685;~similar to AA sequence:cyanobase_aa:LBDG_53390) has product MGYALTILTTALSLLVVDIVLPGVNIESFAVAIIAGIVIGAVNTFVKPVLSLLTLPINLLTLGLFSIVINGICFTLAAALVPGFQAHGLVSFLVAPFILSLASTFLNKYFAERGADLKTNA; this is encoded by the coding sequence ATGGGATATGCACTAACAATTCTGACCACAGCTTTGAGCTTGCTCGTGGTTGATATCGTGTTACCCGGTGTGAATATTGAAAGTTTTGCGGTTGCTATTATTGCGGGTATTGTCATCGGTGCGGTGAATACGTTCGTGAAGCCAGTTTTGTCGCTGTTGACGTTGCCGATTAATTTGCTGACATTGGGATTATTCTCGATCGTGATTAACGGAATTTGTTTCACGTTGGCGGCTGCATTGGTTCCCGGATTTCAAGCGCATGGGTTGGTTTCGTTCCTGGTTGCACCGTTCATTCTGTCGTTGGCAAGCACTTTCTTGAACAAGTACTTCGCTGAACGCGGTGCTGATTTGAAGACGAATGCGTAA
- a CDS encoding hypothetical protein (hypothetical protein N9414_08475;~similar to AA sequence:cyanobase_aa:LBDG_48030), with protein MTPPDFIDPSELDPKFQAAVQRLHRMTVMGRWLVVIGLWLTIGVLSLWGLRYPISLMQQYFTWAALRHGLARNPSATIGLGFCIGMTLSVLIWQSRNILFGLPSDERQRLEKTVLKIRQQGRSHPLWKWIEPSEK; from the coding sequence ATGACTCCTCCGGATTTTATCGATCCGTCTGAACTTGATCCCAAATTTCAAGCCGCCGTTCAACGCCTGCATCGAATGACGGTAATGGGACGATGGCTGGTTGTGATTGGACTCTGGTTAACGATCGGAGTTCTCAGTCTGTGGGGCTTGCGTTATCCCATTTCACTGATGCAGCAATATTTCACCTGGGCAGCCCTGCGACACGGACTGGCTAGAAATCCTTCGGCAACGATCGGACTTGGATTTTGTATCGGAATGACGCTGAGCGTACTGATTTGGCAGAGTCGGAATATTCTTTTTGGTCTGCCTTCAGATGAGCGTCAGCGGCTTGAGAAAACTGTCCTAAAAATTCGTCAGCAAGGACGCAGCCATCCTCTCTGGAAATGGATTGAACCGAGCGAAAAGTAG
- a CDS encoding protein-export membrane protein SecF (similar to AA sequence:cyanobase_aa:LBDG_48040) gives MKLNVIRQRGLWWTISAICILAGIIAMVILQTQIGTPLRPGLDFKGGTRLQVELDCGVPGNCDKPISLDAIRGVLESQNLGDASVQLVGQEQRAALIRTSTLSVDQRTKLQAELESKVGRFDAKKTQIDTVGPTIGRQLFQSALVALIVSFAGITLYMTFRFELDYAIFAIIALFHDVLITVGFFAILGLTPLRTEVDSLFVVALLTIVGFSVNDTVVIYDRVRETIQLNPGRHINEIVDDAVNQTLTRSLNTTLTVLLTLFALFFFGGETLKNFALALIIGFTMGAYSSIFIASTLLALWREKRGRAFAPVKTAEASSD, from the coding sequence ATGAAACTGAATGTCATTCGCCAGAGAGGATTGTGGTGGACAATTTCTGCGATTTGTATTCTTGCAGGCATCATTGCGATGGTGATTCTGCAAACCCAGATTGGTACGCCACTGCGTCCGGGTCTCGACTTCAAAGGAGGAACTCGCCTTCAGGTCGAACTCGATTGTGGTGTTCCTGGAAACTGTGACAAGCCCATTAGCCTTGATGCAATTCGGGGAGTGTTGGAATCACAAAATCTCGGCGATGCGAGTGTTCAACTTGTGGGTCAAGAACAACGAGCCGCTTTGATTCGTACCAGTACTCTCAGTGTCGATCAGCGGACCAAACTGCAAGCCGAACTCGAATCTAAGGTCGGTCGGTTTGATGCCAAGAAGACGCAGATTGATACAGTCGGACCGACGATCGGTAGACAACTCTTCCAGTCTGCATTGGTCGCGCTCATTGTATCGTTCGCGGGCATTACGCTATATATGACGTTTCGATTTGAGCTGGATTACGCGATTTTCGCCATCATCGCGCTCTTTCACGATGTCTTGATTACGGTTGGTTTCTTCGCGATTCTCGGACTCACGCCGTTAAGAACCGAAGTCGATAGTTTATTCGTCGTTGCCTTGTTAACGATCGTCGGTTTCTCGGTGAATGACACCGTTGTGATTTACGATCGCGTCCGCGAGACGATTCAACTCAATCCCGGTCGTCACATTAACGAAATTGTAGACGATGCGGTAAATCAGACCTTAACGCGATCGCTAAACACCACATTGACCGTACTCTTAACCCTATTTGCGCTCTTCTTCTTCGGCGGAGAAACGCTGAAAAACTTCGCCCTAGCGCTGATTATCGGATTTACGATGGGTGCTTATTCAAGTATCTTTATCGCGAGTACACTGTTAGCACTGTGGCGAGAAAAGCGGGGACGGGCATTCGCACCTGTAAAAACCGCAGAAGCCAGTAGCGATTAG